A region of Ovis canadensis isolate MfBH-ARS-UI-01 breed Bighorn chromosome 19, ARS-UI_OviCan_v2, whole genome shotgun sequence DNA encodes the following proteins:
- the SEC13 gene encoding protein SEC13 homolog, with protein sequence MVSVINTVDTSHEDMIHDAQMDYYGTRLATCSSDRSVKIFDVRNGGQILVADLRGHEGPVWQVAWAHPMYGNILASCSYDRKVIIWKEENGTWEKTHEHTGHDSSVNSVCWAPHDYGLILACGSSDGAISLLTYTGLGQWEVKKINNAHTIGCNAVSWAPAVVPGSLIDQPSGQKPNYIKKFASGGCDNLIKLWKEEEDGQWKEEQKLEAHSDWVRDVAWAPSIGLPTSTIASCSQDGRVFIWTCDDASGSTWSPKLLHKFSDVVWHVSWSITANILAVSGGDNKVTLWKESVDGQWVCISDVNKGQGSVSTSVTEGQQSEQ encoded by the exons ATG GTGTCAGTAATTAATACTGTGGACACTTCCCATGAGGACATGATT CACGACGCCCAGATGGACTACTACGGCACCCGCCTGGCAACCTGCTCGTCAGACAGGTCCGTCAAGATCTTCGACGTGCGCAACGGGGGGCAGATCCTCGTCGCCGACCTCAGGGG CCATGAGGGTCCCGTGTGGCAGGTGGCCTGGGCCCACCCCATGTATGGCAATATACTCGCGTCCTGCTCCTACGACCGGAAAGTCATCATCTGGAAAGAGGAGAATGGCACCTGGGAGAAGACCCACGAGCACACAGGACACGACTCCTCAG TAAACTCCGTATGCTGGGCTCCCCACGACTACGGCCTCATCCTGGCCTGCGGCAGCTCGGACGGGGCCATCTCGCTGCTGACCTACACCGGGCTGGGCCAGTGGGAAGTAAAGAAGATCAACAATGCTCACACT ATCGGCTGCAATGCTGTCAGCTGGGCCCCTGCTGTCGTACCCGGAAGCCTCATAGACCAGCCATCCGGGCAGAAGCCCAACTACATCAAGAAGTTTGCGTCAGGCGGCTGTGACAACCTCATCAAACTGTGGAA GGAGGAGGAGGACGGCCAGTGGAAGGAAGAGCAGAAGCTGGAAGCCCACAGTGACTGGGTTCGAGACGTGGCCTGGGCCCCCTCCATCGGCCTGCCTACCAGCACCATCGCCAGCTGCTCCCAG GACGGTCGAGTGTTCATCTGGACCTGCGACGATGCCTCGGGCAGCACGTGGTCTCCCAAGCTGCTGCACAAGTTCAGCGACGTCGTATGGCATGTCAGCTGGTCCATCACAGCCAACATCCTGGCGGTCTCAGGTGGAGACAataag GTGACGCTGTGGAAGGAGTCGGTCGACGGGCAGTGGGTGTGCATCAGTGACGTCAACAAGGGCCAGGGATCCGTGTCCACATCTGTCACAGAGGGCCAGCAGAGCGAGCAGTGA